In Astatotilapia calliptera chromosome 16, fAstCal1.2, whole genome shotgun sequence, one genomic interval encodes:
- the LOC113008526 gene encoding uncharacterized protein LOC113008526, with the protein MKSRKVKRILITKLMLTTLALQCKEIINDDLPVGQILDCWPTLKSQSQICAEFHRITNLHLKNHFYAVLDQHAPRLQSLFRKKAVCTGNVSDVLSQLFRSYNLQEQADIHAQSAGVLHALSAYLYEDTSTFIKTWDMMHSDRPDISEVPLGLLLIRANSSDATFFCPEKTAVLVEGNMIIVFTTLADAFLVIFGLTDVLHLSYPKCLANIFDFIQKVLMGLKGGKLKPKVLSLKNDLLAAE; encoded by the exons ATGAAGTCgagaaaagtgaaaagaatCCTGATTACAAAGCTGATGCTCACAACTTTGGCCTTGCAATGCAAAGAGATCATCAATGACGACCTACCAGTAGGTCAGATCCTGGATTGCTGGCCTACTCTGAAATCCCAGTCCCAG ATCTGTGCAGAATTCCACAGGATTACAAACCTCCACCTGAAGAACCACTTTTATGCTGTGCTGGACCAACATGCTCCCCGGCTCCAGAGCTTATTCAGAAAGAAAGCTGTTTGCACAGGGAACGTGTCTGATGTCCTGTCTCAGCTCTTCAGAAGCTATAATCTCCAG GAACAAGCTGATATCCATGCCCAAAGTGCTGGTGTGCTTCATGCCCTCTCTGCCTATTTGTACGAAGACACCTCTACCTTCATCAAAACATGGGAT atGATGCATTCTGATAGACCAGATATTAGTGAAGTGCCACTTGGACTCCTCCTGATCAGAGCCAATTCCAGCGATGCAACATTCTTCTGCCCTGAGAAGACTGCAGTTTTGGTCGAGGGTAACATGATCATTGTTTTCACCACCCTGGCTGATGCATTTCTAGTAATATTTGGACTGACTGACGTCCTGCACCTAAGCTACCCAAAATGTTTGGCCAacatttttgactttattcAGAAAGTTTTGATGGGTCTGAAGGGTGGGAAGTTGAAGCCCAAAGTGCTGAGTCTTAAAAATGATCTTTTGGCAGCAGAATAA